The region TCCAGTTTGCTGAGGTACGAGCGCCTAGCCGGTCGCGATATTGCCTTCGGCGTTCGCGGCGCTCTCTTGCCCTGTACAGGGTGCGATTTCGTCAGGTTTCGGCCTTGTAGCGCCGCGACTGAATTGTGCAAAGTATCCCGACAGCTCGGGCGCCTGCTCGATCCGGTCGAGCCGGTAGCCGACCCGCTCGAACTCGCAGGCAAGCAGCGCGGGCGCGATTCCGTGCCGGTCGGTCGGGCGGTCAATATCGACGACGATCACCTTGCCGTCTTCCTTCAGCGCCGGCCACAGGCGCCACAGGAAGGCATAGGGCTCCGCAACTTCGTGGTACATGTGCACCATGAAGACGCGGTCGAAACTTTCCAACGGCAGGTGCGGGTCATCTCCGGCGCCGAGCGCAATCGAGACATTGTCGAGCCGCTCGCGCTCGACCCTGCGGCCAAGGCGTTCGAGGACCGAGCGATCGATGTCCTGTGCAAGGACCCGCCCGCTCTCGCCCACCCGCTCCGCGAGGCGCACCGTGTAGTAACCCTCGCCAGCGCCGATATCGGCCACGGTCATGCCCGCGTCGATCGCCGCCATGTCCATCACCAAGCGCGCCTCGCCCTGGCTGTCGCGCTTGGTTTCGGTGGAGAACTGGTTCGCGCCGAGTTCGGACACCGGGCGATCGGGTTCGGGGAAATCGCGCGCGGTTTCGGGCCGGTCGCTCTCGTCCGCTGGCGGACTGCACGCGGCGAGGACCAGTGTCACACCCAGTAAGAGAGAGGATCCCGCCCGTTTCATGCTGGCCGCCACTTAGCCGCGCAACCTGCAATTGGCAAAGCGGCTTTTCCGTCTATTCGACGTCTTCGACCTGGACCGCTTCGCCCGTTACCCGCTGCGCAAGCGCGGCGGAGATGAAGGGATCGATCGCGCCGTCGAGCACGTCGCCCGGGGCGGTCGAGGTTTCGCCCGTGCGCAGGTCCTTCACCATCTGGTAGGGCTGGAGGACATAGCTGCGAATCTGGTGGCCCCAGCCGATCTCGGTCTTCTCGGCATATTCGCCCGATGCCGCGGCCTCGCGCTCCGCCATCTCGCGTTCGAACAGGCGCGCTTTCAGCATGTTCATCGCGGTCGCGCGGTTCTTGTGCTGGCTGCGGTCGTTCTGGCTGGCGACGACGATCCCGGTCGGCTGGTGGGTGATGCGGACCGCGGAA is a window of Alteriqipengyuania lutimaris DNA encoding:
- a CDS encoding class I SAM-dependent methyltransferase, with translation MKRAGSSLLLGVTLVLAACSPPADESDRPETARDFPEPDRPVSELGANQFSTETKRDSQGEARLVMDMAAIDAGMTVADIGAGEGYYTVRLAERVGESGRVLAQDIDRSVLERLGRRVERERLDNVSIALGAGDDPHLPLESFDRVFMVHMYHEVAEPYAFLWRLWPALKEDGKVIVVDIDRPTDRHGIAPALLACEFERVGYRLDRIEQAPELSGYFAQFSRGATRPKPDEIAPCTGQESAANAEGNIATG